A window of the Branchiostoma floridae strain S238N-H82 chromosome 12, Bfl_VNyyK, whole genome shotgun sequence genome harbors these coding sequences:
- the LOC118427505 gene encoding uncharacterized protein LOC118427505 isoform X4 — MDHFLNFRPTPGIMTIDEEHHEILRLVSELQKMSRSYDSSMTSDRPKEDDIWRLRSDPVDDDDPGPGYEKIMERRRPQYDSVKIPKDDLCHHCNEVPESGLSLFQKTWCEDHLFCSFCNEELSLEFLFLEIDLRPVCARCYMVVEKGRGKRGGQKKSSTLERMRSPGSSGAVKRSNSLVRSFRKSAKKVQLPDALRNAGQETEVAIGEVEMADSPLSEDEFPWRESEGSH; from the exons ATGGACCACTTCCTGAACTTCCGCCCGACCCCCGGCATCATGACTATAGACGAGGAGCACCATGAGATCCTCCGTCTCGTCAGTGAGCTGCAGAAGATGTCTCGCTCGTATGATTCATCTATGACGTCAGACAGACCCAAAGAGGATGACATCTGGAGGCTGCGATCTGATCCAGTAGATGATGATGACCCGGGTCCAGGCTACGAGAAGATAATGGAGAGACGACGCCCCCAGTATGACAGTGTG AAAATTCCTAAAGATGACCTCTGTCACCACTGCAATGAAGTCCCTGAATCAG gtttgtctttgtttcaaaaGACATGGTGTGAAGATCATCTGTTCTGTTCCTTTTGTAACGAGGAGCTGTCTCTTGA GTTCTTATTTCTTGAAATCGACCTGAGGCCAGTCTGTGCGCGATGCTACATGGTCGTGGAGAAAGGACGCGGAAAACGAGGAGGGCAGAAGAAATCCTCAACTTTGGAGAGAATGAGGTCCCCAGGATCGTCCGGTGCTGTCAAGAGATCCAACAGTCTCGTGCGAAGCTTCAGAAAGAGTGCCAAGAAGGTCCAGCTGCCTGACGCGCTACGAAACGCCGGACAGGAAACGGAAGTGGCCATAGGAGAGGTGGAGATGGCGGACAGTCCTCTGTCTGAGGACGAGTTTCCGTGGAGAGAGTCGGAAGGTTCACATTAA
- the LOC118427505 gene encoding uncharacterized protein LOC118427505 isoform X1: MDADDHVGNEVENILDEHQEICVLLNKLRKAVNGDQSEPKEKSRTEPQVNSAHIRAMDHFLNFRPTPGIMTIDEEHHEILRLVSELQKMSRSYDSSMTSDRPKEDDIWRLRSDPVDDDDPGPGYEKIMERRRPQYDSVKIPKDDLCHHCNEVPESGLSLFQKTWCEDHLFCSFCNEELSLEFLFLEIDLRPVCARCYMVVEKGRGKRGGQKKSSTLERMRSPGSSGAVKRSNSLVRSFRKSAKKVQLPDALRNAGQETEVAIGEVEMADSPLSEDEFPWRESEGSH; the protein is encoded by the exons ATGGATGCTGACGATCACGTGGGTAATGAG GTTGAAAACATTCTTGACGAACACCAGGAGATCTGCGTCCTGCTTAACAAGCTTAGAAAGGCTGTGAACGGAGACCAAAGTGAACCAAA GGAGAAAAGTCGAACAGAGCCACAAGTAAACTCCGCTCATATAAGAGCCATGGACCACTTCCTGAACTTCCGCCCGACCCCCGGCATCATGACTATAGACGAGGAGCACCATGAGATCCTCCGTCTCGTCAGTGAGCTGCAGAAGATGTCTCGCTCGTATGATTCATCTATGACGTCAGACAGACCCAAAGAGGATGACATCTGGAGGCTGCGATCTGATCCAGTAGATGATGATGACCCGGGTCCAGGCTACGAGAAGATAATGGAGAGACGACGCCCCCAGTATGACAGTGTG AAAATTCCTAAAGATGACCTCTGTCACCACTGCAATGAAGTCCCTGAATCAG gtttgtctttgtttcaaaaGACATGGTGTGAAGATCATCTGTTCTGTTCCTTTTGTAACGAGGAGCTGTCTCTTGA GTTCTTATTTCTTGAAATCGACCTGAGGCCAGTCTGTGCGCGATGCTACATGGTCGTGGAGAAAGGACGCGGAAAACGAGGAGGGCAGAAGAAATCCTCAACTTTGGAGAGAATGAGGTCCCCAGGATCGTCCGGTGCTGTCAAGAGATCCAACAGTCTCGTGCGAAGCTTCAGAAAGAGTGCCAAGAAGGTCCAGCTGCCTGACGCGCTACGAAACGCCGGACAGGAAACGGAAGTGGCCATAGGAGAGGTGGAGATGGCGGACAGTCCTCTGTCTGAGGACGAGTTTCCGTGGAGAGAGTCGGAAGGTTCACATTAA
- the LOC118427505 gene encoding uncharacterized protein LOC118427505 isoform X2: MDADDHVENILDEHQEICVLLNKLRKAVNGDQSEPKEKSRTEPQVNSAHIRAMDHFLNFRPTPGIMTIDEEHHEILRLVSELQKMSRSYDSSMTSDRPKEDDIWRLRSDPVDDDDPGPGYEKIMERRRPQYDSVKIPKDDLCHHCNEVPESGLSLFQKTWCEDHLFCSFCNEELSLEFLFLEIDLRPVCARCYMVVEKGRGKRGGQKKSSTLERMRSPGSSGAVKRSNSLVRSFRKSAKKVQLPDALRNAGQETEVAIGEVEMADSPLSEDEFPWRESEGSH, translated from the exons ATGGATGCTGACGATCAC GTTGAAAACATTCTTGACGAACACCAGGAGATCTGCGTCCTGCTTAACAAGCTTAGAAAGGCTGTGAACGGAGACCAAAGTGAACCAAA GGAGAAAAGTCGAACAGAGCCACAAGTAAACTCCGCTCATATAAGAGCCATGGACCACTTCCTGAACTTCCGCCCGACCCCCGGCATCATGACTATAGACGAGGAGCACCATGAGATCCTCCGTCTCGTCAGTGAGCTGCAGAAGATGTCTCGCTCGTATGATTCATCTATGACGTCAGACAGACCCAAAGAGGATGACATCTGGAGGCTGCGATCTGATCCAGTAGATGATGATGACCCGGGTCCAGGCTACGAGAAGATAATGGAGAGACGACGCCCCCAGTATGACAGTGTG AAAATTCCTAAAGATGACCTCTGTCACCACTGCAATGAAGTCCCTGAATCAG gtttgtctttgtttcaaaaGACATGGTGTGAAGATCATCTGTTCTGTTCCTTTTGTAACGAGGAGCTGTCTCTTGA GTTCTTATTTCTTGAAATCGACCTGAGGCCAGTCTGTGCGCGATGCTACATGGTCGTGGAGAAAGGACGCGGAAAACGAGGAGGGCAGAAGAAATCCTCAACTTTGGAGAGAATGAGGTCCCCAGGATCGTCCGGTGCTGTCAAGAGATCCAACAGTCTCGTGCGAAGCTTCAGAAAGAGTGCCAAGAAGGTCCAGCTGCCTGACGCGCTACGAAACGCCGGACAGGAAACGGAAGTGGCCATAGGAGAGGTGGAGATGGCGGACAGTCCTCTGTCTGAGGACGAGTTTCCGTGGAGAGAGTCGGAAGGTTCACATTAA
- the LOC118427505 gene encoding uncharacterized protein LOC118427505 isoform X3, whose translation MLTITWVENILDEHQEICVLLNKLRKAVNGDQSEPKEKSRTEPQVNSAHIRAMDHFLNFRPTPGIMTIDEEHHEILRLVSELQKMSRSYDSSMTSDRPKEDDIWRLRSDPVDDDDPGPGYEKIMERRRPQYDSVKIPKDDLCHHCNEVPESGLSLFQKTWCEDHLFCSFCNEELSLEFLFLEIDLRPVCARCYMVVEKGRGKRGGQKKSSTLERMRSPGSSGAVKRSNSLVRSFRKSAKKVQLPDALRNAGQETEVAIGEVEMADSPLSEDEFPWRESEGSH comes from the exons ATGCTGACGATCACGTGG GTTGAAAACATTCTTGACGAACACCAGGAGATCTGCGTCCTGCTTAACAAGCTTAGAAAGGCTGTGAACGGAGACCAAAGTGAACCAAA GGAGAAAAGTCGAACAGAGCCACAAGTAAACTCCGCTCATATAAGAGCCATGGACCACTTCCTGAACTTCCGCCCGACCCCCGGCATCATGACTATAGACGAGGAGCACCATGAGATCCTCCGTCTCGTCAGTGAGCTGCAGAAGATGTCTCGCTCGTATGATTCATCTATGACGTCAGACAGACCCAAAGAGGATGACATCTGGAGGCTGCGATCTGATCCAGTAGATGATGATGACCCGGGTCCAGGCTACGAGAAGATAATGGAGAGACGACGCCCCCAGTATGACAGTGTG AAAATTCCTAAAGATGACCTCTGTCACCACTGCAATGAAGTCCCTGAATCAG gtttgtctttgtttcaaaaGACATGGTGTGAAGATCATCTGTTCTGTTCCTTTTGTAACGAGGAGCTGTCTCTTGA GTTCTTATTTCTTGAAATCGACCTGAGGCCAGTCTGTGCGCGATGCTACATGGTCGTGGAGAAAGGACGCGGAAAACGAGGAGGGCAGAAGAAATCCTCAACTTTGGAGAGAATGAGGTCCCCAGGATCGTCCGGTGCTGTCAAGAGATCCAACAGTCTCGTGCGAAGCTTCAGAAAGAGTGCCAAGAAGGTCCAGCTGCCTGACGCGCTACGAAACGCCGGACAGGAAACGGAAGTGGCCATAGGAGAGGTGGAGATGGCGGACAGTCCTCTGTCTGAGGACGAGTTTCCGTGGAGAGAGTCGGAAGGTTCACATTAA